A section of the Leptospira kobayashii genome encodes:
- a CDS encoding protein-glutamate methylesterase/protein-glutamine glutaminase, protein MIRVLIVDDQSLVRNVLEEELNKHSEIKVVGKASNAVEAKNLLPGLKPDLISLDVEMPGMSGLDFLDWLFANFPTPVIMLSSYTEAGAQTTAKALQKGASDFVHKPNGTEEDFLRMLNELTYKIKKIGSSSIAQLRSPFSEKRITTNESKASQIKLIAIGASTGGTQAIDFILNQLPNFLPPIVMVQHMPEHFTTLFANRLAQTSGLNVKEAANGDLLEDGAAYLAPGDHHLLVRKLAGKMYLEVEKFDKVSGHRPSVDVLFDSIARAGLASKSLGILLTGMGRDGANGLLAMKEKGARTIGQDASSSVVYGMPREAFELGAVEKQTSLNDIPSEILTMIRFK, encoded by the coding sequence ATGATAAGGGTATTAATAGTCGATGATCAGTCTTTGGTTCGGAATGTATTAGAAGAAGAACTGAATAAACATTCTGAAATCAAAGTGGTAGGTAAGGCTTCAAATGCCGTCGAGGCAAAAAATCTTCTCCCCGGATTAAAGCCTGATTTGATCAGTCTTGATGTGGAAATGCCCGGAATGAGCGGACTTGATTTTTTGGACTGGCTGTTTGCCAATTTCCCCACACCCGTAATCATGTTAAGCTCCTATACCGAGGCGGGAGCTCAAACCACTGCGAAAGCTTTGCAAAAAGGTGCGAGTGACTTTGTACATAAGCCTAACGGAACGGAAGAAGATTTTTTACGTATGTTAAACGAACTTACTTATAAAATCAAAAAAATAGGTTCCAGTTCCATCGCACAACTCAGAAGTCCTTTCTCTGAAAAACGAATTACTACAAATGAATCGAAAGCCAGCCAAATCAAACTCATTGCCATAGGCGCCTCAACGGGAGGAACGCAAGCGATCGATTTTATTTTGAATCAATTACCGAACTTCCTTCCTCCGATTGTTATGGTTCAACATATGCCTGAACATTTTACAACTTTATTTGCAAATAGACTCGCACAGACAAGCGGTTTAAATGTAAAAGAAGCAGCCAATGGGGATCTTTTGGAAGACGGCGCCGCCTATCTTGCACCAGGTGATCATCATTTGCTTGTTCGTAAACTCGCGGGAAAAATGTATTTGGAAGTGGAAAAGTTCGATAAAGTTTCAGGGCATAGACCTTCCGTCGATGTGTTATTCGATTCCATCGCAAGAGCGGGTCTTGCATCAAAGAGTCTTGGGATTTTACTTACAGGAATGGGAAGGGACGGAGCGAACGGTCTTCTTGCCATGAAGGAAAAAGGAGCAAGAACCATCGGTCAAGATGCAAGTTCTTCAGTGGTTTACGGTATGCCGAGAGAAGCATTCGAATTGGGTGCTGTGGAAAAACAAACGAGTTTGAACGATATACCAAGCGAAATTTTAACAATGATTAGATTCAAATAA
- a CDS encoding hybrid sensor histidine kinase/response regulator, which produces MGGNGKKILFVDDDESSIDLIRSTLFGSDIPVEFVPNGVSALEKLRHDFFSVVVIKLNISGSENLDLINRLNALSGNHIILVSFMPGEINAAIDLLQSGVYDYIQKPYGSIEFIHRIRKAIEASEFRSIKNKSKTEKQKQARKHSDLNIRKEKIINGSSDDFSDDQLIGNIRTSLSQGAGFGALVSLIKRIEKKAKREGDDYIIDSSLMESLFENGQAAKRVINLFEEMENIRSNDLSEELLSLSDLYQTLEGILESQRELIDLQNHSVVLGKNVIEEQNVFISGEPGYLRKAFEELLLNALKFSIPNARIYINLSKSPKSMKIDFLNPPNLDQYGNYGIPESCESLIFEPFFRMSKLVYERYPTLDFGLGLTYVDKVIRKHNGQIRSYLAKNQLDDLDASDFVHFEVDIPTVVLV; this is translated from the coding sequence TTGGGCGGAAATGGAAAAAAAATCCTCTTTGTCGATGACGACGAATCAAGTATTGATTTGATCCGATCGACTTTATTCGGATCCGATATTCCTGTCGAATTTGTTCCGAATGGAGTTAGTGCATTAGAAAAACTAAGGCATGATTTTTTTTCCGTAGTCGTAATCAAGTTGAACATTTCCGGATCGGAGAATCTGGATTTGATCAATCGCTTGAATGCTCTTTCCGGTAATCATATAATTCTTGTTAGCTTTATGCCTGGCGAAATTAATGCTGCTATCGATCTATTGCAATCCGGAGTTTATGATTATATCCAAAAACCGTATGGTTCTATAGAGTTTATTCATCGTATCCGAAAGGCAATTGAAGCTTCCGAGTTCCGATCCATTAAAAATAAATCGAAAACGGAAAAACAGAAACAAGCGCGAAAACATTCGGATTTGAATATAAGGAAGGAAAAAATCATCAACGGATCATCCGATGATTTTTCTGATGATCAGTTGATAGGAAACATCCGCACGTCTCTTAGTCAGGGGGCGGGATTCGGTGCTCTGGTAAGTCTGATTAAAAGGATAGAGAAAAAAGCAAAACGGGAAGGGGACGATTATATTATCGATTCCTCTTTGATGGAATCTTTGTTTGAAAACGGACAAGCTGCAAAACGTGTGATCAACTTGTTTGAAGAGATGGAAAACATAAGATCAAATGACCTATCCGAAGAACTTCTTTCCTTGTCCGATTTATATCAAACTCTTGAAGGGATTTTAGAATCGCAACGTGAGTTGATAGATCTTCAAAATCATTCGGTGGTCCTTGGAAAAAATGTAATCGAAGAACAGAATGTATTTATCAGCGGAGAGCCGGGATACTTGCGAAAAGCATTCGAAGAATTATTATTAAACGCACTTAAATTTTCCATACCAAACGCGAGGATTTATATCAATTTGAGCAAATCTCCCAAATCGATGAAGATTGATTTTCTGAATCCTCCGAACCTGGATCAGTACGGAAATTACGGTATTCCTGAGTCCTGTGAAAGTTTGATTTTTGAACCTTTTTTTCGTATGTCCAAATTAGTTTATGAAAGATACCCGACTCTTGATTTCGGTTTGGGTCTAACCTATGTTGATAAAGTAATCCGAAAGCACAATGGGCAAATCAGATCCTACTTGGCGAAAAACCAATTGGATGATTTAGACGCGTCCGATTTTGTGCACTTTGAAGTGGATATTCCTACAGTTGTGCTGGTTTAA
- a CDS encoding chemotaxis protein CheD has product MKQKVYLNIGEAFFTSGHFEIRTILGSCVSVCLFQTDNGFSAINHILLPGTLDAKEEKQSLRYGITSMELMINEFVKHGIPRTQLKAKIFGGSQSSRLTTNKAGEKNIQFVKEFLSTEKIPILSQDIGGDQYRKLSFHTDSYDVFITKIQPNLVMEVQTQELHFESKVRERMVKKSTIFTF; this is encoded by the coding sequence ATGAAACAAAAAGTATACCTGAATATCGGAGAAGCCTTTTTTACATCGGGTCATTTTGAAATCAGAACGATTCTGGGTTCTTGCGTTTCCGTTTGTCTTTTTCAAACCGACAACGGTTTTTCCGCCATCAATCATATTTTGCTTCCCGGCACTCTCGACGCCAAAGAGGAAAAACAAAGTCTTCGGTATGGAATCACTTCTATGGAACTTATGATCAATGAATTTGTTAAACATGGAATTCCAAGAACTCAATTGAAAGCAAAAATCTTCGGCGGCAGTCAATCAAGTCGTTTAACAACAAACAAGGCCGGCGAAAAAAACATTCAATTTGTAAAAGAATTTTTATCAACTGAAAAAATACCTATCCTAAGCCAAGATATCGGCGGAGACCAATACCGTAAACTCAGCTTCCATACAGATTCATACGACGTTTTCATCACTAAAATCCAGCCTAATTTGGTGATGGAAGTTCAAACACAAGAATTACATTTCGAATCCAAAGTCAGGGAAAGAATGGTGAAAAAATCAACCATTTTCACCTTTTAA
- a CDS encoding response regulator has product MSKKILICDDAPTALKLMEMVLADEGYEIHKAENAEQAMTLIEQKGPFDGGVYDVNMPGKNGIELTKDTLAHANGKNMKILIVSTESSDHLRQAGKDAGVKAWIVKPFEDEDLIEVLGKILV; this is encoded by the coding sequence ATGTCAAAAAAAATATTAATCTGCGATGATGCGCCGACAGCACTTAAACTAATGGAAATGGTTTTGGCTGATGAGGGTTATGAAATACATAAGGCTGAAAATGCCGAACAAGCTATGACTCTGATTGAACAGAAAGGTCCGTTTGACGGAGGTGTTTATGATGTGAATATGCCGGGAAAAAACGGGATCGAACTTACCAAAGACACTCTTGCGCATGCCAATGGAAAAAATATGAAGATCCTGATTGTTTCTACGGAATCAAGCGATCATTTACGACAAGCGGGCAAAGATGCCGGAGTGAAAGCTTGGATCGTGAAACCTTTTGAAGATGAAGATTTGATTGAGGTTTTAGGTAAGATCCTAGTCTAA
- a CDS encoding ATP-binding protein, giving the protein MLSLLKSIHDITRVYKMKFWMFVNRTAVYKFALQLVFALFLLLSFGVAWKIYTIQADEKATIAKLSWSQNLEDYLSALKDAETSQRGYLLTGDRDFLEPYFYAISQFPILEKVLLEQAEEKYKKDLSLIFGFSLRKRTEIQNRIAEFDLGRKDLAFNAVRSKVGKNLMDEIRIRIAKLRKDKSIAEKAERLQKEKENTALFTFCLIGFVVISGLIVWMILLISRNAKVESERNEINSRFLEIDDLYQNSPVGFHSLDSDGKFLKMNDTALRWLGYTREEVIGKKSVFDVLAKGSDEIFRKEFPAFKERGHINEIKVQFVKRNGEIMDIILSATAIKDAEGKMLLSRSSFIDNTKSSEYERELVKAKKKAEEASQAKSEFLSSMSHELRTPLNAVIGLTILLLEENPKPEQIENLNNLKFSSETLLSLINDILDFSKIEERRISLESIVFRIDSLLGSVFKSFDLKAKEKLLKLVTHVDANFPSTVKADPTRLLQILNNLLSNAIKFTREGEISVNAKLISQTDTSYLIQLQIQDTGIGIPEEKLQLIFDKFMQVSGDTTRRFGGSGLGLAISKGLLDLMGGTIEVKSLLGVGTTFTVTLPVEKTLETIDTDVNLEQIDYTTLRGSRILIADDILINREIVARFLTKWGVEIGHAVDGIDVLDQLKLNHYDVILMDLHMPDMDGYQATQVIRKGDIVPDKKDIPIIALTASAQLETQEKIKEVGMNDYIAKPFLPKELYTKLKIQIRKNNS; this is encoded by the coding sequence ATGTTATCATTGTTAAAGAGCATTCATGATATCACTCGGGTTTATAAAATGAAATTTTGGATGTTTGTAAATAGAACAGCCGTTTATAAATTTGCATTGCAATTGGTTTTTGCTCTGTTTTTACTCTTAAGTTTCGGAGTTGCTTGGAAAATATATACGATCCAAGCGGATGAAAAAGCAACCATCGCCAAACTCAGCTGGTCTCAAAATCTGGAAGATTATCTTTCCGCGCTAAAAGATGCAGAAACAAGTCAAAGAGGATACCTACTAACAGGCGATAGAGATTTTTTAGAGCCTTATTTTTATGCTATTTCCCAATTTCCTATTTTGGAAAAAGTTTTATTGGAACAAGCCGAAGAAAAATATAAAAAGGATCTGAGTTTGATTTTCGGTTTTTCGCTTAGGAAAAGAACCGAAATTCAAAATCGAATCGCCGAATTTGATCTTGGTCGTAAGGATTTGGCTTTTAACGCCGTTCGTTCGAAAGTAGGCAAAAATCTAATGGATGAAATTCGCATTAGAATTGCCAAACTCAGAAAAGACAAATCAATCGCTGAAAAGGCAGAGAGACTGCAAAAAGAAAAAGAAAATACCGCATTATTTACTTTTTGTCTGATCGGCTTTGTCGTGATATCCGGTCTTATCGTTTGGATGATTTTATTGATTTCCCGAAATGCCAAAGTCGAATCGGAAAGAAATGAGATCAATTCCCGTTTTCTGGAAATTGATGATTTGTATCAAAATTCTCCGGTAGGATTTCATTCCCTTGATAGTGATGGCAAGTTTTTGAAGATGAACGATACCGCCTTGCGTTGGTTAGGATATACGAGAGAAGAAGTCATTGGCAAAAAATCCGTTTTTGATGTTCTTGCGAAAGGTAGCGATGAGATTTTTAGAAAAGAGTTTCCTGCTTTTAAAGAAAGAGGACATATCAATGAGATTAAAGTTCAATTTGTAAAGAGAAACGGTGAGATCATGGATATTATATTATCCGCAACTGCGATCAAAGATGCCGAAGGTAAAATGCTTTTGAGCCGTTCCTCATTTATCGATAATACGAAATCATCGGAATACGAAAGAGAGTTGGTCAAAGCAAAGAAGAAAGCGGAAGAGGCAAGCCAGGCCAAATCCGAATTTTTATCCAGCATGAGTCATGAATTGAGAACCCCACTTAATGCTGTGATCGGGCTTACCATTCTATTATTGGAAGAAAATCCGAAACCGGAACAAATTGAAAATCTAAATAATCTCAAGTTTTCCAGTGAGACATTATTGTCTTTGATCAATGATATTCTTGATTTTAGTAAAATTGAAGAGAGAAGAATCAGTCTTGAATCGATAGTTTTCAGAATTGATTCTCTCCTCGGTTCCGTTTTCAAATCTTTCGATCTAAAGGCTAAGGAAAAATTGCTCAAACTTGTTACGCATGTGGACGCAAATTTCCCAAGTACTGTCAAAGCTGATCCCACTCGATTGCTTCAGATTCTGAACAATCTATTGTCCAATGCGATTAAATTTACCCGTGAGGGAGAAATTTCCGTTAACGCGAAATTGATTTCTCAAACTGACACAAGTTATTTGATTCAGTTGCAGATTCAAGACACGGGAATCGGAATCCCCGAAGAAAAATTGCAATTGATTTTTGATAAATTCATGCAAGTGAGTGGCGATACAACCAGAAGATTCGGTGGGTCCGGACTCGGTCTTGCCATTTCGAAAGGGCTTTTGGATCTAATGGGTGGAACGATTGAAGTAAAAAGCTTGTTAGGTGTGGGAACAACATTTACAGTTACCTTACCTGTTGAAAAAACTTTGGAAACCATCGATACGGATGTGAATTTGGAACAGATAGATTATACTACCTTACGAGGATCCAGGATTCTGATTGCAGATGATATTCTGATTAATCGGGAAATTGTGGCTCGATTTTTAACCAAATGGGGTGTTGAAATCGGACACGCGGTGGATGGGATTGATGTATTGGATCAATTGAAGTTAAATCATTATGATGTGATTCTTATGGACTTACATATGCCCGATATGGACGGATATCAGGCAACTCAGGTGATTCGAAAGGGAGATATTGTTCCTGATAAAAAAGATATTCCTATCATCGCTTTGACGGCTTCCGCACAATTGGAGACTCAGGAAAAAATAAAAGAGGTCGGCATGAATGATTATATAGCAAAACCTTTTTTACCGAAAGAACTTTATACCAAACTAAAAATTCAGATTAGAAAAAACAATTCCTGA
- a CDS encoding ATP-binding protein: MNPNRKIQVLVIEDSKAAYGSILSNLKEGGWDVYSERVEWKKELEEALPKRNWDIVISDYYLPDFDGKTAIELVREKFPDLPVILITEFIGEEMATEMFRIGASDFIPKSRIEKLTYVVAREFESHQAKRQQKKAWEMLVHGEEMLTRSQALAKLGHFEILYPERRILWSLETYKILGYPYGEMPSEEKFFNRVHEADRANLENLWENARTEDKQFDIELRLRLPSSSKFVRLTLECEHLSNGKSRYFGTLHDTSSYNSLESAIRHNAQLFKGIFNNSSQIIILLDLEGHILKMNRTSVALLEREERDIQGLHIISSLFSQSLSEVKRILDQGIVRATKMESTEVFATYTAPSGRVIFLDCDISTVADPSGEVMYLVFEGKDITEKIELERAYGQAQKMEALGTFAGGIAHDFNNLLTPMFNFVSFLLSDWEVLRSDPDKKKTFFALDGMMKALERAKSLTGQILDFSKKDAVTLTNIDLHASLESILNELQKGKPFFGKLIIDFDPGKAQIQADSTYLYQIFSNLYENALFAIAEVENPKISLITRRIWIGESHLRNYPFLKQTYYWEVEFTDNGSGIPPEVMSRIFEPFFTTKGRKGTGLGLPIIYGIMRRMGGLITVKSDPGSRTSFYCYFPAWDVLE, encoded by the coding sequence ATGAACCCTAACAGAAAGATACAAGTCCTAGTAATCGAAGATTCTAAAGCTGCTTACGGTTCGATACTCTCCAATCTTAAAGAAGGTGGTTGGGATGTCTATTCGGAAAGAGTGGAATGGAAAAAGGAATTGGAAGAAGCTCTTCCTAAGAGAAACTGGGACATCGTTATTTCCGATTATTATCTACCGGATTTCGATGGAAAAACTGCAATAGAATTGGTTCGGGAAAAATTTCCCGACCTACCTGTGATTTTAATTACCGAGTTCATCGGAGAAGAAATGGCTACCGAGATGTTTCGCATCGGTGCCAGCGATTTTATACCAAAATCAAGAATAGAAAAACTAACATATGTCGTAGCGAGGGAATTCGAAAGCCATCAAGCCAAAAGACAACAAAAAAAAGCATGGGAAATGTTAGTGCATGGAGAAGAGATGCTTACCCGTTCTCAAGCTCTCGCCAAACTCGGACATTTCGAAATACTATATCCCGAACGTAGGATCTTATGGTCTTTGGAAACCTATAAGATATTAGGTTATCCTTACGGAGAGATGCCTTCGGAGGAAAAGTTCTTCAATCGTGTGCACGAGGCGGATCGGGCCAATCTGGAAAACCTTTGGGAAAATGCACGAACGGAAGATAAACAATTCGATATCGAATTACGGTTGAGGTTGCCCAGCTCTTCCAAATTTGTCCGATTGACTTTGGAATGTGAGCACCTATCCAATGGTAAATCGAGATATTTCGGAACTTTGCATGATACTTCCAGTTATAATTCCTTGGAATCCGCAATCCGTCATAATGCGCAATTATTCAAAGGCATTTTCAATAACTCTTCTCAAATCATCATCTTACTCGATTTAGAGGGTCACATCCTTAAAATGAACCGCACATCGGTTGCACTTCTCGAAAGAGAAGAAAGGGACATTCAGGGTTTACATATTATTTCCTCTTTGTTTTCTCAGTCGCTTTCCGAAGTGAAACGAATTCTTGATCAAGGAATTGTTCGCGCAACAAAAATGGAATCAACCGAGGTGTTCGCAACTTATACGGCACCTTCCGGAAGAGTTATATTTTTGGATTGTGATATTTCCACCGTAGCCGATCCGTCAGGCGAAGTCATGTATCTTGTTTTTGAAGGAAAAGATATTACGGAAAAGATCGAATTGGAAAGAGCTTACGGTCAAGCTCAGAAAATGGAAGCGTTGGGAACCTTTGCCGGCGGAATTGCACACGACTTCAACAATTTACTAACACCTATGTTTAACTTTGTCAGTTTTCTGCTTTCCGATTGGGAAGTTTTACGTTCCGATCCGGACAAAAAGAAAACCTTTTTCGCGTTAGATGGTATGATGAAGGCCTTGGAACGTGCAAAGTCTTTGACAGGTCAGATTCTTGATTTTTCAAAAAAAGATGCGGTGACTCTTACGAATATAGATTTGCACGCTTCGTTGGAAAGTATTCTGAATGAACTTCAAAAAGGAAAACCTTTCTTTGGTAAACTGATTATAGATTTCGATCCAGGCAAAGCACAGATACAAGCGGATTCAACTTACTTATATCAAATTTTTTCCAATCTATATGAGAATGCTTTGTTTGCTATTGCCGAAGTTGAAAATCCTAAAATCTCTCTTATAACCAGAAGGATTTGGATCGGAGAATCTCATTTACGTAATTATCCTTTTTTAAAACAGACTTATTATTGGGAGGTTGAATTCACGGACAATGGTTCCGGAATTCCTCCGGAAGTAATGAGCCGGATATTTGAACCGTTTTTCACTACGAAAGGTAGGAAGGGAACAGGTCTGGGACTTCCTATCATCTATGGGATCATGAGACGTATGGGCGGACTTATCACGGTGAAATCGGATCCGGGAAGTCGTACTTCTTTCTACTGCTATTTTCCTGCTTGGGATGTATTAGAATAG
- a CDS encoding chemotaxis protein CheA, whose product MSREQLLLDFIPEAFDLIQDSETAILEIEELWDNGGSYNEELINNLFRYFHTLKGSAGLLKLETIVQVTHEAETLLDILRKEAILPSAHTCQILINTCDQLRKLFQVVEATKANPDLEEESLTLIEALQGEIKSLGKTKTGSKQKNTYEIFDSTEDKKSYEIFNDPAPKVIVKASYEIFEDSPVAKNETTQKIQVQPERENLTGVRSSLLKKEIKVSNEKLDALMDLMGELVIAESNVTQHAVVKRLKNDDFHLSLNRLRKIVADLQEVAFSTRMIPISGVFQRMSRLIRDLQKKSMKKVSLYISGEDTEIDKSIVDLIADPIIHILRNSIDHGIESPDDRLAVMKSEEGNIYLSAKQSVNEVWIMIRDDGKGLDRDRIIAKAIENGILTTDPNLLTDKEVFQLIFAPGLSTAKEVTDLSGRGVGMDIVKQNIEKLGGKIDIHSKQGLGTTFILRIPLTLGIMEGTVVRIGDKYFTIQTIELREFVSLSNKEKIRLDEGQMVIDVRGKFIPVFDMNQVLNHRIPLEYDGTDLLTVIIEHEGSLFGIQVDEIIGNYNVVIKPLHGLMENAAGVSGFTILGSGNVSLILDVKSIYTKLHDVVR is encoded by the coding sequence ATGAGTAGAGAACAGCTCTTACTCGATTTTATTCCGGAAGCATTCGATCTTATCCAAGATTCCGAAACGGCAATCTTGGAGATTGAAGAGTTATGGGATAACGGTGGTTCTTATAATGAAGAGCTTATCAATAATTTATTCCGATACTTTCATACTTTAAAAGGTTCTGCCGGTTTATTAAAATTAGAAACGATTGTTCAGGTGACTCATGAAGCCGAGACACTTCTTGATATTTTAAGAAAGGAAGCGATTCTTCCCAGTGCGCATACTTGTCAGATTCTAATCAACACTTGTGATCAATTACGGAAACTATTTCAGGTAGTTGAAGCTACCAAAGCAAACCCCGATTTGGAAGAAGAATCCCTAACGTTGATTGAAGCTTTGCAAGGCGAAATCAAATCACTTGGCAAAACGAAAACAGGATCAAAGCAAAAAAATACTTATGAGATTTTCGATTCTACGGAAGATAAAAAGTCTTATGAGATTTTTAATGATCCCGCTCCCAAGGTAATTGTAAAAGCTAGTTATGAAATTTTTGAAGATTCGCCAGTTGCAAAAAACGAAACGACTCAAAAAATACAGGTACAGCCGGAAAGAGAAAATTTAACCGGTGTTCGTTCCAGTCTTCTGAAAAAAGAAATTAAAGTCTCCAATGAAAAGTTGGATGCTTTGATGGATCTTATGGGCGAATTGGTGATTGCCGAGTCGAATGTAACACAACATGCGGTTGTAAAGCGGCTGAAAAATGACGACTTCCATCTGTCATTGAACCGACTCAGGAAAATAGTTGCCGATCTTCAGGAAGTTGCATTTTCCACAAGAATGATTCCTATATCGGGAGTTTTTCAACGTATGTCCCGATTGATTCGAGATTTGCAGAAAAAATCCATGAAAAAGGTCAGCTTGTATATATCAGGCGAAGACACTGAAATCGACAAGTCCATCGTCGATTTGATCGCAGATCCTATTATTCATATATTACGCAATTCGATTGATCATGGAATAGAATCACCTGACGATCGTTTGGCTGTTATGAAATCGGAAGAAGGAAACATCTACCTCAGTGCCAAACAATCCGTAAACGAAGTTTGGATCATGATCCGGGACGATGGAAAGGGGCTGGATAGAGATAGAATTATTGCGAAAGCAATCGAAAATGGTATTTTAACTACCGATCCGAACCTACTCACCGATAAGGAAGTTTTTCAGCTTATCTTTGCGCCTGGTTTATCCACTGCCAAAGAAGTGACTGATCTTTCCGGACGAGGAGTCGGGATGGATATCGTAAAACAGAATATCGAAAAGTTAGGCGGAAAGATCGATATTCATTCCAAACAAGGATTAGGTACGACATTTATACTACGCATTCCTCTTACTCTTGGAATTATGGAAGGGACTGTTGTCCGTATCGGAGACAAATACTTTACTATCCAGACGATTGAGCTGCGTGAATTTGTCAGTTTGTCCAATAAAGAGAAGATTCGTTTGGATGAAGGTCAGATGGTGATTGATGTCAGAGGAAAATTCATTCCTGTTTTCGATATGAATCAAGTATTGAATCATCGAATTCCTTTGGAATACGACGGAACGGATTTGTTAACGGTAATCATCGAACATGAAGGCAGTCTATTCGGCATTCAAGTGGATGAAATAATAGGAAATTATAATGTTGTAATTAAGCCTTTGCATGGTCTTATGGAGAATGCAGCAGGTGTTAGTGGTTTTACGATTCTGGGAAGTGGGAATGTGAGTTTGATTCTGGATGTTAAATCAATCTATACCAAGTTGCATGATGTTGTTCGATGA